One stretch of Labrenzia sp. CE80 DNA includes these proteins:
- a CDS encoding glutathione S-transferase N-terminal domain-containing protein: MIDLYTWTTPNGRKVSILLEELGVDYTAHPIDISKGEQFDPEFLKIAPNNRIPAIVDQDTGMQLMETGAIMLYLAKKHGRFQVEGDEYWRMVEWLMWQMGGLGPMLGQVHHFVKYNQGKSAYSEERYSTEAHRLYKVLNTQLEGRDYVVGEGRGVYTIADMSMWPWISRFDWQQVDLNAYPNVRDWYVRIAERPAVQRGYNVPKYVSDVPMP; encoded by the coding sequence ATGATCGATCTTTATACATGGACCACACCGAATGGCCGGAAGGTTTCAATTTTGCTGGAGGAGTTGGGTGTCGATTATACGGCTCACCCAATCGACATCTCCAAAGGCGAGCAGTTCGATCCGGAATTCCTGAAAATCGCTCCTAACAATCGTATTCCTGCGATTGTGGATCAGGATACTGGAATGCAGCTGATGGAGACGGGTGCCATCATGCTTTACCTGGCAAAGAAGCATGGCCGCTTCCAGGTTGAGGGTGATGAATATTGGCGCATGGTCGAATGGCTAATGTGGCAAATGGGAGGTTTGGGCCCGATGCTGGGTCAGGTGCATCACTTTGTGAAATACAATCAGGGCAAATCTGCCTATTCAGAAGAGCGGTATTCCACCGAAGCTCATCGTCTCTACAAGGTTTTGAATACGCAGCTGGAAGGGCGTGACTACGTCGTCGGCGAAGGACGAGGTGTCTATACAATTGCAGACATGTCCATGTGGCCTTGGATTTCTCGGTTTGACTGGCAGCAGGTGGATTTAAACGCCTATCCGAATGTACGTGATTGGTATGTCCGCATTGCGGAACGTCCCGCAGTTCAGCGCGGCTACAATGTCCCCAAGTACGTCAGTGATGTTCCCATGCCGTGA